The sequence below is a genomic window from Desulfobacterales bacterium.
AACGGCGCCGGGCGCTTTTTAAGCTTTATAAAGAAACGGCCCCGGATCTTTTTATAATTGAACTGTATCCCTTTGGCCGCAATGCGTTTTCTTTTGAGATTGAACCTGTTTTAAAAGGGATTCGGTACGGTATTCTGAAACCGGCCCGGGTCGTCTGCAGCCTGCGCGATATCCTGGTTGATAAAAAAAAGTATACGCCGGCCTACGAAGCCAGGGTGGTGGCGTCTCTCAACTGCTACTTTAACGCCCTTCTGGTTCACGCGGATCCGGCCCTGCTGAAACTGGATGAGACCTTTTCACGTGTCAATGCCATTACCATACCGGTTGTTTACACCGGTTTTGTAACGCCCGCGCCGCCGGCAGGGGCCAGGGCAAAGATTCGAAAGAGGTTAGGGATTAAAGACGCAACGCCCTTAATCGTGGCCAGCCTGGGAGGCGGCCGGGTGGGAGAAGCCCTGCTGGAAGCGGTGATAAAGGCTTTTAAACGCTCGCGTTCGCTTAGCAGGGGGTGTCTTCAGGTCTTTGCCGGCCCGTTGATGAGTCCAAAAAAATTCGGACGGATTGAAGGATATTCGGACGAAAGGGTTCAGGTGGCGCGTTTTACCCCTGATTTTTTATCATACCTGGCTGCGGCCGACCTGTCGGTCAGCATGGCGGGATACAACACCTGCATGAACGTCCTGGCGGCCGGTGTACCGGCGCTGGTATGGCCCTTTTCCCAGAATCGTGAACAGCGGCTGCGCGCCGAGCGGCTGGCCTCAGCCGGCAGCATGACCGTCCTTTCCGAAAAGGACATCGATCCCTGCCGCCTTGCCGCCATCATGGAACAAACGTTGTCTCAGCCGGGGCGGATCGAAAGCCCTGTTGATTTACACGGCGCAGCCAACACGGCCAGATGGATAGAGGGTTGGATGAAAGCTGGATTAGGCTGAAGGTAGATAGGCTGAAGACTGAAGGAATTATGCAAGATCACACAAAACTTCGGGAATTTGAGCTGGCAGATGAGTTGGCGATATTGGTTTATCGGGTAACCGCAGGGTTTCCAAAGGAAGCGCTGTATGGTCTGTCTTCTCAAATGCGGCGGACAGCAGTTTCTACTCCTTCCGTCCAACACCGAGAAGATGTTAAATGGCCTGATTTATGCCTTGCAAGGTGTTCTAAAACCTTCAGCCTAAACAAAGGAGCTCTATGCCCCAACCCATTGCTGCCATATGGCGCTCGGTCCCGGCCGATATTGCGCTAAAAACAGACCAATGCCTGAGCCGCGCCTGTGAACAGCGAAATATCGGCGGCCCGGTCTCTCTTTTTTTCCGGGCCGATGATGTGGCCGTTCCCG
It includes:
- a CDS encoding four helix bundle protein, giving the protein MQDHTKLREFELADELAILVYRVTAGFPKEALYGLSSQMRRTAVSTPSVQHREDVKWPDLCLARCSKTFSLNKGALCPNPLLPYGARSRPILR
- a CDS encoding glycosyltransferase, with the translated sequence MRILQYCQHVLGIGHFFRTLEICRALSDHEVVLVTGGARIDINLPGHIREVSLPSLLMDKEFKNLLTGENENSVLETKQERRRALFKLYKETAPDLFIIELYPFGRNAFSFEIEPVLKGIRYGILKPARVVCSLRDILVDKKKYTPAYEARVVASLNCYFNALLVHADPALLKLDETFSRVNAITIPVVYTGFVTPAPPAGARAKIRKRLGIKDATPLIVASLGGGRVGEALLEAVIKAFKRSRSLSRGCLQVFAGPLMSPKKFGRIEGYSDERVQVARFTPDFLSYLAAADLSVSMAGYNTCMNVLAAGVPALVWPFSQNREQRLRAERLASAGSMTVLSEKDIDPCRLAAIMEQTLSQPGRIESPVDLHGAANTARWIEGWMKAGLG